The Podospora pseudocomata strain CBS 415.72m chromosome 3, whole genome shotgun sequence genome window below encodes:
- the COX11 gene encoding Cytochrome c oxidase assembly protein cox11, mitochondrial (COG:O; EggNog:ENOG503NW27), which translates to MPSKPPRVSPKKEGAMTTTHPCTPLLRNRQARNTHKLQARLGCAAVQLGFFFEKSIIRRSSTPTNTHGHHHSVTPNMNSIPRITRRLAATSQKRFFTPNTPRRANPQQHPHYHQPTPSGSKSSNPEMDRIHQLYRQRNRSTAFYTISVILGTVALSYGSVPMYKMICQTTGWGGQPVRAHGGSSSSSFPDEDITAKLIPITTSPRIRVSFSASVSDLLDWKFVPQQREVRVLPGETALAFYTATNNSDKDIIGVATYSVTPAQVAPYFSKIQCFCFEEQRLQAGETVDMPVFFYLDPDLLNDLNMRGVESVVLNYTFFKARYDDQK; encoded by the exons ATGCCTTCTAAACCACCCCGTGTAAGTCCCAAAAAGGAAGGAGCTatgaccaccacccacccatgCACCCCACTTTTGCGCAACCGCCAAGCCCGGAACACCCACAAGCTCCAAGCTCGCCTTGGTTGCGCAGCCGTTCAATTGGGATTCTTTTTTGAGAAGTCCATCATCAGACGATCTTCCACACCTACCAACACCCACG GTCACCACCATTCGGTCACACCAAACATGAATTCAATACCAAGAATAACCCGGCGCCTAGCCGCCACTTCCCAGAAACgcttcttcacccccaacaccccccgaCGAGCGAAcccccagcaacacccacactaccaccaacccaccccctccggctccaagtcctccaacCCAGAAATGGACAGGATACACCAGCTCTACCGCCAGCGGAACCGTTCAACCGCCTTTTACACCATCTCTGTGATCCTCGGCACAGTGGCCTTGAGTTATGGTTCAGTACCAATGTATAAAATG ATCTGCCAAACAACTGGCTGGGGTGGACAACCCGTCCGCGCCCAcggcggctcctcctcctcctccttccccgacGAAGACATAACCGCCAaactcatccccatcaccacatccccccGCATCCgcgtctccttctccgcctcggTCTCCGACCTCCTAGACTGGAAATTCGTTCCACAACAGCGAGAAGTTCGGGTTTTACCGGGAGAGACAGCGCTGGCGTTTTATACCGCGACGAACAACTCTGACAAGGACATCATCGGGGTTGCGACCTACTCTGTCACACCAGCACAGGTGGCGCCCTACTTTAGCAAGATTCAGTGCTTCTGTTTTGAGGAGCAGAGGCTCCAGGCCGGGGAGACGGTGGACATGCCGGTTTTCTTTTACTTGGATCCGGATCTGCTAAATGATCTCAACATGAGAGGGGTGGAGAGCGTGGTGTTGAATTATACTTTTTTCAAGGCTAGGTATGATGATCAGAAGTGA